CGACCTTGCCCTGCTGGATGAACGGCTCGCGGTTGGCCGAGACGGTCTCGACCCAGTTGATGTTGTCGGCCGAGATGCCCATCTCGCCAGCGATCAGCTTGGCGATCTCGACATCGAAGCCCTCGGGCTTGCCCTCGAGGTTCTTGAGGCCGAACAGCGGCTGGTCGAACTTGGTCCCGACCGTGACCTTGCCGGCGTCCTTGAGCCGGGCCATGGTGGTGCCCTCGGCGAAGCTGGCGCCCTCGTTGACCTGGCCGCCGCCGTCGCCGCCCTCGTCGTCGCCGCCGCAGGCGGCCAGGGCCAGCGTCAGGGCCAGGACAACCCCCAGCAGCCCGGTCGAGCGTCGTGTCCGCATGGTGCCTCCTCCTTGCCTGGGCGGTTCGGGGCCGCCCGTCAGTGGCTGATGATCTTGGACAGGAAGTCCTTGGCCCGCTCGGTCCGCGGGCTGGCGAAGAACTCCTCGGGCTGGGCCGCCTCCAGGATCCGGCCGCCGTCCATGAACACGACCCGGTTGGCGGCGGAGCGGGCGAACCCCATCTCGTGGCTGATGACGATCATGGTCATGCCGGCGGCGGCCAGGTCGCGCATGACGTCGAGGACCTCGTTGATCATCTCCGGGTCGAGGGCCGAGGTCGGCTCGTCGAACAGCAGCAGCTTGGGGTCCATGGCCAGGGCCCGGGCGATGGCCACCCGCTGCTGCTGGCCGCCCGACAGCTGGGCGGGCAGCTTGTCGGCCTGGTTCTCGACCCCGACCCGGGCCAGCAGCTCCCGGGCCCGGCCCTCGGCCTGCTGCCGGGACTGGCCGCGGACCTTGATCGGGCCGAGGGTGACGTTGTCGAGCACCGACCGGTGGGCGAACAGGTTGAACTGCTGGAAGACCATGCCGACGTCCGACCGGAGCCGGGCCAGGGCCTTGCCCTCGCTGGGCAGGGGTCGGCCCTCCAGCCGGATGTCGCCGCCGTCGATCGGCTCCAGCCGGTTGATGGTCCGGCAAAGGGTCGACTTGCCCGACCCCGACGGGCCGACCACGATCACCACCTCGCCCGCGTCCACCTCCAGGTCGATGTCCTGGAGCACGTGCAGGTCGCCGAACCACTTGTTCACCCGCTCCATCTGGAGCAGGGGGGAACCTGCCGACATCCACTGGCCTCCCACCGGTCAGCTTTCCGGTATCAAACCACAGTGGCCCCAGCCGGGACGGGGGTGCGCTTCCTCACCGTGGTCCCTGGCCGAGGGGAACCGACAGCCAGCGCTCGCCAGGCCGGGGGCGCGGACGGTCACGACCAGGCGGCGCGGCGGCCCGGCCAGGCCGGCGGCCAGGCGGACCGGGCGGGCCGAGAGGTGGGCCGCGGCCA
This sequence is a window from Actinomycetota bacterium. Protein-coding genes within it:
- a CDS encoding amino acid ABC transporter ATP-binding protein, with protein sequence MSAGSPLLQMERVNKWFGDLHVLQDIDLEVDAGEVVIVVGPSGSGKSTLCRTINRLEPIDGGDIRLEGRPLPSEGKALARLRSDVGMVFQQFNLFAHRSVLDNVTLGPIKVRGQSRQQAEGRARELLARVGVENQADKLPAQLSGGQQQRVAIARALAMDPKLLLFDEPTSALDPEMINEVLDVMRDLAAAGMTMIVISHEMGFARSAANRVVFMDGGRILEAAQPEEFFASPRTERAKDFLSKIISH